A genomic window from Corvus moneduloides isolate bCorMon1 chromosome 11, bCorMon1.pri, whole genome shotgun sequence includes:
- the PPP4R2 gene encoding serine/threonine-protein phosphatase 4 regulatory subunit 2 isoform X1, with protein sequence MDVERLQEALKDFEKRGKKEVCPILDQFLCHVAKTGETMVQWSQFKGYFIFKLEKVMDDFRTSAPEPRGPPNPNVEYIPFEEMKERILKIVTGFNGIPFTIQRLCELLTDPRRNYTGTDKFLRGVEKNVMVVSCVYPSSEKNNSSSLNRMNGVMFPGNSPGYSDRSNVNGPGTPRPVSRTKVSLSTPMTTNGLPDSTEHKEPSLQQTEEKKHSESPASESEGAQSSPVKNKHSEDDPAEAEGHEVKRLKFDKEGEARDAPNQTASSEVSSGMGEETEASSTSQDKEKDATCARQHCTEEEEEESFMSPRNVGPDRKEQDKDSDSSSVAEESSEENNQMEESEQSRAEKDLHSADSDISASATSGADCSETEELGSYASETPENSSETPMENSDEATEAADEPMEQD encoded by the exons GGTTCAGTGGTCTCAGTTTAAaggctattttattttcaaactggaGAAAGTCATGGATGATTTCAGAACCTCAGCTCCTGAACCAAGAGGGCCCCCCAATCCAAATGTGGAATATATTCCCTTTgaagagatgaaagaaagaatCCTGAAAATTGTCACTGGATTTAATGG CATCCCCTTCACTATCCAGCGACTCTGTGAGTTGCTGACAGATCCTAGGAGGAATTACACAGGAACAGACAAATTTCTAAGAGGTGTGGAAAAG AATGTCATGGTTGTCAGCTGTGTATATCCATCTTCAGA gaaaaataattccagtaGTTTAAATCGGATGAATGGTGTTATGTTCCCAGGAAATTCACCAGGGTACTCTGACAG atcgAATGTAAATGGCCCTGGGACCCCCAGACCCGTGAGTCGAACGAAGGTTTCATTGTCAACTCCCATGACAACCAACGGTTTGCCAGACAGCACAGAGCATAAAGAGCCCAGCTTGCAGCAAACAGAGGAGAAGAAACACAG TGAATCACCAGCGTCTGAATCAGaaggtgctcagagcagcccagtGAAAAATAAGCACTCTGAGGATGatcctgcagaagcagaaggaCATGAGGTAAAAAGACTTAAATTTGACAAGGAAGGGGAAGCCAGAGATGCACCAAACCAAACTGCCTCTAGTGAAGTCTCTTCAGGCATGGGGGAAGAGACAGAAGCATCCTCTACATCTCAGGATAAAGAAAAAGATGCTACCTGTGCCAGACAGCACTGtacagaggaagaggaggaag AGTCCTTCATGTCTCCCAGAAACGTTGGTCCAGACAGAAAAGAGCAAGACAAAGACAGTGACTCCTCAAGTGTGGCCGAAGAGAGCTCTGAGGAGAACAATCAGATGGAGGAGTCTGAGCAGTCGCGGGCAGAGAAGGATTTGCACTCGGCTGACAGTGACATCAGTGCATCTGCCACTAGTGGAGCTGACTGCAGTGAAACAGAAGAGCTGGGCTCCTATGCTAGTGAAACTCCCGAAAACTCCTCAGAGACCCCGATGGAAAACAGTGATGAAGccacagaagctgcagatgaACCTATGGAGCAAGACTAA
- the PPP4R2 gene encoding serine/threonine-protein phosphatase 4 regulatory subunit 2 isoform X2: MVQWSQFKGYFIFKLEKVMDDFRTSAPEPRGPPNPNVEYIPFEEMKERILKIVTGFNGIPFTIQRLCELLTDPRRNYTGTDKFLRGVEKNVMVVSCVYPSSEKNNSSSLNRMNGVMFPGNSPGYSDRSNVNGPGTPRPVSRTKVSLSTPMTTNGLPDSTEHKEPSLQQTEEKKHSESPASESEGAQSSPVKNKHSEDDPAEAEGHEVKRLKFDKEGEARDAPNQTASSEVSSGMGEETEASSTSQDKEKDATCARQHCTEEEEEESFMSPRNVGPDRKEQDKDSDSSSVAEESSEENNQMEESEQSRAEKDLHSADSDISASATSGADCSETEELGSYASETPENSSETPMENSDEATEAADEPMEQD; this comes from the exons GGTTCAGTGGTCTCAGTTTAAaggctattttattttcaaactggaGAAAGTCATGGATGATTTCAGAACCTCAGCTCCTGAACCAAGAGGGCCCCCCAATCCAAATGTGGAATATATTCCCTTTgaagagatgaaagaaagaatCCTGAAAATTGTCACTGGATTTAATGG CATCCCCTTCACTATCCAGCGACTCTGTGAGTTGCTGACAGATCCTAGGAGGAATTACACAGGAACAGACAAATTTCTAAGAGGTGTGGAAAAG AATGTCATGGTTGTCAGCTGTGTATATCCATCTTCAGA gaaaaataattccagtaGTTTAAATCGGATGAATGGTGTTATGTTCCCAGGAAATTCACCAGGGTACTCTGACAG atcgAATGTAAATGGCCCTGGGACCCCCAGACCCGTGAGTCGAACGAAGGTTTCATTGTCAACTCCCATGACAACCAACGGTTTGCCAGACAGCACAGAGCATAAAGAGCCCAGCTTGCAGCAAACAGAGGAGAAGAAACACAG TGAATCACCAGCGTCTGAATCAGaaggtgctcagagcagcccagtGAAAAATAAGCACTCTGAGGATGatcctgcagaagcagaaggaCATGAGGTAAAAAGACTTAAATTTGACAAGGAAGGGGAAGCCAGAGATGCACCAAACCAAACTGCCTCTAGTGAAGTCTCTTCAGGCATGGGGGAAGAGACAGAAGCATCCTCTACATCTCAGGATAAAGAAAAAGATGCTACCTGTGCCAGACAGCACTGtacagaggaagaggaggaag AGTCCTTCATGTCTCCCAGAAACGTTGGTCCAGACAGAAAAGAGCAAGACAAAGACAGTGACTCCTCAAGTGTGGCCGAAGAGAGCTCTGAGGAGAACAATCAGATGGAGGAGTCTGAGCAGTCGCGGGCAGAGAAGGATTTGCACTCGGCTGACAGTGACATCAGTGCATCTGCCACTAGTGGAGCTGACTGCAGTGAAACAGAAGAGCTGGGCTCCTATGCTAGTGAAACTCCCGAAAACTCCTCAGAGACCCCGATGGAAAACAGTGATGAAGccacagaagctgcagatgaACCTATGGAGCAAGACTAA